From one Chanodichthys erythropterus isolate Z2021 chromosome 3, ASM2448905v1, whole genome shotgun sequence genomic stretch:
- the LOC137002669 gene encoding SLAM family member 5-like has translation MLKTFILIFLCSWSRAGVFGVELKMEVTEGESVTLNPDPTELQRNDLILWKFGDNNILIAQINRQNNKIRLFNNSAEGRFIDRLKLDLQTGSLTIINSRSTDSGLYKISSSRRETINMFNLTVYARLPVPVISRDCSSSSSSSSCSLVCSSAVNVSHVTLSWYRGNHSLSSISVSDLSVSVSLPLEVEYQDRNTYSCVLNNPIRNQTQHLNITQLCHTCADRIHCCGFSEAVIRLALSAVVGVATVAVLVYENRCGSLQQKESVQE, from the exons ATGCTCAAGACTTTTATTCTTATCTTTTTGTGCTCCTGGAGTCGAGCTG gtgtgtttggtgTTGAACTGAAGATGGAAGTGACTGAAGGAGAATCAGTCACTCTGAACCCTGATCCTACTGAACTACAGAGAAATGATCTGATACTGTGGAAATTTGGAGATAATAACATTCTCATAGCTCAAATCAACAGACAGAACAATAAGATCAGGTTATTTAATAATAGTGCTGAAGGGAGATTCatagacagactgaagctggatcttcagactggatctctgaccatcatcaACAGCAGAAGCACAGACTCTGGACTTTATAAAATCTCCAGCAGCAGAAGAGAGACGATCAACATGTTCAATCTCACGGTCTATG CtcgtctgcctgttcctgtcatcagcAGAGACTgttcttcatcttcatcatcatcatcatgttcattggtgtgttcatcagctgtgaatgtgagtcatgtgactctctcctggtacaGAGGAAACCATTCGttgtccagcatcagtgtgtctgatctgAGCGTCAGTGTCTCTCTTcctctggaggtggaatatcaggatagaaacacctacagctgtgtgctgaacaatcccatcagAAACCAGACTCAACACCTCAACATCACTCAActctgtcacacatgtgcaG ACCGTATCCACTGTTGTGGCTTTAGTGAAGCTGTGATCCGATTGGCTCTCTCTGCTGtggtgggcgtggctactgtggCTGTTCTGGTTTATGAGAACAGATGCGGAAGTCTTCAACAGAAGGAGAGCGTGCAGGAGTAA